One region of Brassica napus cultivar Da-Ae chromosome A10, Da-Ae, whole genome shotgun sequence genomic DNA includes:
- the LOC106371834 gene encoding probable E3 ubiquitin-protein ligase LUL3 — MGISFSNRRRNNHHRRYHHHLPPPPPYYYSDQPQQPPPQPPHNEYSYTHNHLVSAPQHSLPPPSQPHPPPQVNYGSYGYNYNQNPQQQQPPYFSGYHPNGWNTMMRPVYYGPAVVVDQQPPQPYVEHQSAKKVRNDVNVHKDTVRLEADDLNPGYHLVSFLFDAVFDGSFTIMFFAKEEENCTIVPHFPEAFKPIQVPFQKGTAQKFVQPSGTGTDLGFFSLDDLSNPLPDEVYPLVISAETVISGSEEPLVHKQITLACLEKTDDGSFKVKVMKQILWIEGARYELRELYGIDNSTAQDDDVASGLEDSGDKECVICLTEPKDTAVMPCRHLCLCSDCAKELRFQSNKCPICRQPIDELLMIKVETSNEQH, encoded by the exons ATGGGGATCTCCTTCAGCAACCGTAGACGAAACAACCACCACCGCCGCTACCACCATCACCTCCCGCCTCCTCCGCCTTACTATTACTCCGATCAACCACAACAACCGCCGCCTCAACCACCGCACAACGAGTACAGCTACACTCACAACCACCTCGTTTCAGCTCCGCAACACTCTCTTCCTCCACCCTCTCAGCCTCATCCTCCGCCGCAGGTTAATTACGGATCCTACGGCTATAACTATAATCAAAACCCgcaacagcagcagcctccgtATTTCTCCGGTTATCATCCCAATGGGTGGAACACGATGATGAGACCGGTTTACTACGGTCCAGCTGTGGTGGTTGACCAACAGCCTCCTCAGCCATACGTGGAGCATCAGAGTGCTAAGAAGGTGAGGAATGATGTCAATGTGCATAAAGATACGGTGAGGCTCGAAGCAGACGATCTTAACCCTGGCTATCATCTAGTTTCCTTCCTCTTCGATGCTGTATTCGATGGCAG TTTTACTATCATGTTTTTTGcaaaagaggaagaaaactGCACAATAGTCCCTCATTTTCCAGAAGCTTTCAAACCAATTCAAGTCCCTTTCCAAAAAGGTACAGCACAGAAGTTTGTACAACCTTCGGGGACAGGAACAGACCTAGGTTTCTTTTCGCTAGACGATCTATCGAACCCATTACCAGACGAGGTGTACCCACTTGTAATATCAGCAGAGACAGTGATCTCGGGTTCAGAGGAACCTTTAGTTCACAAGCAAATCACGCTAGCGTGTTTGGAGAAGACTGACGATGGATCTTTCAAAGTGAAAGTCATGAAACAGATCTTATGGATCGAAGGAGCTAGATATGAGCTACGTGAGTTGTATGGTATCGATAACTCGACCGCACAAGATGATGATGTTGCGTCAGGGTTAGAGGATAGTGGTGACAAAGAATGTGTTATTTGCTTGACTGAACCTAAGGACACCGCCGTGATGCCTTGTAGACATTTG TGTTTGTGCAGTGACTGCGCTAAAGAACTGAGGTTTCAGTCAAACAAATGTCCCATTTGTCGACAACCTATCGATGagcttttaatgattaaagTGGAAACTAGCAATGAACAACACTGA
- the LOC106371835 gene encoding TVP38/TMEM64 family membrane protein slr0305-like codes for MAFTWTSALRISVLLILVAAIVLACYFLPVEQLLKDFLLWVEQDLGPWGPLALAVAYIPLTVLAVPASVLTIGGGYLFGLPIGFVADSVGATLGSGAAFLLGRTIGKPFVVAKLKDYPQFQSVALAIEKSGFKICLLLRLAPLLPFSMLNYLLSVTPITLGPYLLSSWLGMMPITLALVYAGTTLKDLSDVTHKWSEFSIGRWAFLISSLVISVILMVCVTKVAQNALRKALAEHGGDMNGAVAASPELNVTTETPDDLNEPLLIKIEPQSPQNQENNSH; via the exons ATGGCGTTTACGTGGACATCTGCTCTCCGGATTTCAGTTCTTTTGATCCTCGTAGCTGCAATTGTCTTAGCTTGCTATTTTCTCCCCGTTGAGCAG CTGTTGAAGGATTTTTTGTTATGGGTTGAACAAGATCTAGGGCCTTGGGGACCTCTTGCCCT AGCTGTTGCGTACATTCCTCTAACAGTTTTGGCTGTTCCTGCCTCTGTTCTAACG ATCGGTGGTGGCTATCTTTTTGGGCTGCCAATTGGTTTTGTGGCGGACTCGGTAGGTGCTACACTTGGCTCAGGAGCAGCGTTTCTTCTAGGCCGCACG ATTGGAAAACCTTTTGTAGTTGCGAAATTGAAGGATTATCCTCAGTTTCAATCAGTGGCACTCGCTATTGAGAAGTCAGGTTTCAAG ATATGCTTGTTGCTCCGGCTTGCTCCTCTTCTCCCCTTCAGCATGTTGAACTACCTCTTATCTGTAACACCAATTACGCTGGGCCCATACTTGCTTTCTTCTTGGTTAGGGATGATG CCGATAACACTTGCGTTAGTGTATGCTGGAACAACACTAAAAGACCTTTCTGATGTGACTCACAAGTGGAGCGAGTTCTCTATAGGTCGCTGG GCCTTCTTGATTTCAAGCCTTGTAATATCAG TGATATTAATGGTATGTGTAACGAAGGTAGCGCAGAACGCTCTAAGAAAAGCATTAGCAGAGCACGGAGGAGACATGAACGGAGCAGTTGCAGCCTCGCCGGAGCTGAATGTTACCACCGAGACTCCGGATGATTTGAATGAGCCTCTATTGATAAAGATAGAGCCTCAATCACCTCAGAACCAAGAAAACAATAGTCATTAA
- the LOC106371836 gene encoding uncharacterized protein LOC106371836, which produces MPEKRMTPSPALSHHRPSPLHQWRFSVLTSLVFFLMVIVWSIDGCTIKTFIDSWRLNASYSMRVTASSPSAKPKPHSLDLDTTQVKFNWISSEMEQNFTANLLKNWSAPGGEKCREAKTVEISVPNLDGKDPVHLTAGEIHEFRFQSLDETGKPVCVGGDYFETDLSGGNWKSRPPVKDLTNGTYSVSLQIHPEFAGDYNLTVILLFRHFQGLKLSPARFAFNRKLRSFKLRFVEKNDVVLPELRQCVKSDFGRDVWSGRWTRLGKNDECKISDDGRYRCLDDNFPCRKPWCDGALGELESNGWVYSSHCSFKLFSGDSAWSCLKNKWIFFWGDSNHVDTIRNLLNFVLGHPEIGAVPRRFDLKFSNPKNSSETVRITSIFNGHWNETQNYQGLDSLRDHGFRELLRSYFAEETGVPDVMIVNSGLHDGVHWSNLRAFAKGAKTAAAFWRNVFDSVKRRGFEPPEVVFRNTIATGGYARELAFNPSKMEVFNGVFLEKMKEFGLVSGVIDNFDMTYPWHYDNRCNDGVHYGRAPAKMRWRDGEIGHQYFVDLMLVHVLLNALCVR; this is translated from the coding sequence ATGCCTGAGAAAAGAATGACCCCGTCTCCGGCGCTAAGCCACCACCGTCCGAGTCCTCTGCATCAATGGAGATTCAGCGTCCTAACGTCCCTCGTGTTCTTCCTCATGGTCATCGTCTGGAGCATCGACGGTTGTACGATCAAAACATTCATAGACTCATGGAGACTCAACGCTTCTTACTCCATGCGAGTCActgcttcttctccttctgccAAACCAAAACCACATTCTCTGGATCTAGACACGACTCAAGTGAAGTTCAACTGGATCTCATCCGAGATGGAGCAGAACTTCACGGCGAACCTCTTGAAAAACTGGTCGGCTCCGGGAGGAGAGAAATGCAGAGAAGCAAAAACCGTCGAGATCTCCGTCCCCAACCTCGACGGGAAGGATCCGGTTCACTTAACAGCCGGCGAGATCCACGAGTTCAGGTTCCAATCCCTCGACGAAACGGGCAAACCCGTCTGCGTCGGTGGAGATTACTTCGAGACTGATCTCTCCGGCGGAAACTGGAAATCGAGACCACCGGTTAAAGACTTAACCAACGGAACTTACTCCGTCTCCCTCCAGATCCATCCCGAGTTCGCCGGAGACTACAACCTAACCGTCATTCTACTCTTCCGTCACTTCCAAGGCCTTAAACTCAGCCCCGCGCGCTTCGCCTTCAACAGAAAGCTACGCAGCTTCAAACTCCGCTTCGTCGAgaaaaacgacgtcgttttgccGGAGCTTCGCCAATGCGTCAAGTCAGACTTCGGAAGAGACGTCTGGTCCGGGCGGTGGACAAGGCTCGGTAAGAACGATGAGTGTAAAATCAGCGACGACGGGCGTTACCGTTGCCTGGATGATAACTTCCCTTGTCGGAAACCGTGGTGCGACGGAGCGTTGGGTGAGTTAGAGAGCAACGGTTGGGTCTACTCGAGCCACTGCTCGTTTAAACTCTTCTCTGGTGACTCGGCTTGGAGTTGCTTGAAGAACAAGTGGATCTTCTTCTGGGGAGACTCGAACCACGTGGACACGATTAGAAACTTGCTGAACTTCGTCTTAGGCCATCCCGAGATAGGCGCTGTCCCGAGGAGGTTTGATTTGAAGTTCTCTAACCCGAAGAACTCGTCGGAGACCGTTAGGATCACGAGCATATTCAACGGACATTGGAACGAGACGCAGAACTATCAAGGTCTAGACTCGCTTAGAGACCACGGCTTCAGAGAGCTGCTTAGAAGCTACTTCGCTGAAGAGACAGGTGTTCCGGACGTAATGATCGTGAACTCTGGTCTCCACGATGGGGTCCACTGGTCTAACCTTAGAGCGTTCGCGAAGGGCGCAAAAACCGCGGCTGCGTTCTGGAGAAACGTTTTCGATTCGGTGAAACGCCGCGGGTTCGAACCGCCGGAAGTGGTTTTCAGGAACACGATCGCTACGGGCGGGTACGCGAGGGAGCTGGCGTTTAACCCGAGTAAGATGGAAGTGTTCAATGGGGTGtttttggagaagatgaaggagTTTGGGTTGGTGTCGGGTGTGATTGATAACTTCGACATGACGTATCCGTGGCATTATGATAACAGGTGTAACGATGGGGTTCATTACGGGAGAGCTCCGGCGAAGATGCGGTGGAGAGACGGGGAGATTGGGCATCAGTACTTTGTTGATCTGATGCTTGTTCATGTCTTGTTAAATGCATTGTGTGTGagataa